Proteins encoded by one window of Mercenaria mercenaria strain notata chromosome 4, MADL_Memer_1, whole genome shotgun sequence:
- the LOC123551703 gene encoding uncharacterized protein LOC123551703, with protein sequence MEYLEEGSFIRPVAVSTEEIGDRVRVSIIVPHFTVQKSLFGGVKPKPGESEVDVKFDTWGFEMKAKVKRKDGKTMNYRHKVNRLPGKVYPERCKVEYKKDLMILTLVKQEITSWAATLSDFGLDVSDSEQSDLDLDILTQKQYEIAIKEGKEEDKTIRLMIIGCYGQGKTTLARRLLAQDVEGICSTNGIDIHNVACTQHGAVWESLQDENLQYESLKRLAMINVSENMPSLGSDSENVSEIIYSRISPSADIETAGSMSNDSLPSSRSESESNHLPSKTSIDIKLFQKLKQELHLTEDEKTQKVSLWDFGGQFVFYATHQLFHTRDAVYLLVFDLHKGLDSPVIDEDYPGGTHPLVKSMKDYIEFWITSVHSYVGSRDATHPQVILVGTHKDQLKDENEADEYFESIREMFDGRKLGYHICPECFAIAGKDLADDQVDRLRETIIKIGRQNKQVIPARWIPLELELKQRKNENIITFQEVIEIDKRMDQPIGSAHQVKSFLKFHHARGTIIYFDEGELSEYVVVNPIFIVDAFKCIITSGKFCKSDRSLRPLWQKLTVHAILEPDLLQAVWGHDAENRFVKCRDVLIAILKRHKIIAEALKLDEKSEHVSTLGYFIVPSFLRKSRHNEIEAFLEGRNCTSVSLVFEFDNEAVVQTVFQRITGAAVGTWSVVDFQECNLLFENAGVYRLNLSYAGAIVFVKNTIELLVVHMCPGEKISVEVPDFFRRFVENVIKNEFRKLNSADVTEVQSFKIAVRCQHSLHKCKGSKATHDLEMLKSQSLKKVCCPDNLAHESLHIDRILQEWFLYKITNKVVPRRRLSQQEFALLSSAIGSEWKLFGLLLEVDEVAIQHIEMDNQRTAMRIYEMLRTWDQDKKDEATLDVLVNAIDKLPPNTVKLDVVKNLIDNI encoded by the exons ATGGAATATTTGGAAGAAGGGTCATTTATACGCC ctgTAGCAGTCAGTACAGAAGAGATAGGTGATCGCGTAAGAGTATCAATTATAGTACCTCATTTCACCGTTCAAAAATCCTTATTTGGTGGTGTTAAACCCAAACCTGGAGAATCAGAAGTAGATGTGAAGTTTGATACATG gGGCTTTGAAATGAAAGCAAAAGTTAAGAGAAAAGATGGAAAGACAATGAATTATCGTCATAAAGTTAATAGATTACCAGGAAAAGTGTATCCAGAGCGATGTAAAGTAGAG taTAAGAAAGATTTGATGATCCTCACTTTGGTGAAACAGGAGATCACGTCGTGGGCCGCTACCCTTAGTGATTTTG GCCTGGATGTTTCAGATTCGGAACAAAGTGATTTAGATCTTGACATCTTAACACAGAAGCAGTATGAGATTGCTATCAAAGAGGGTAAAGAAGAAGATAAGACAATCAGATTAATGATAATAGGATGTTATGGACAAGGAAAAACTACGTTGGCAAGAAGATTATTAGCACAAGATGTCGAAGGAATATGCAGTACAAACGGCATAGATATCCACAATGTTGCTTGTACGCAACATGGAGCTGTATGGGAAAGTCTGCAAGATGAAAATTTACAGTACGAAAGCTTAAAAAGACTTGCAATGATTAATGTTTCGGAAAATATGCCATCCTTAGGTTCTGATAGTGAGAACGTATCAGAAATTATTTATTCGAGAATTAGTCCCTCTGCAGATATTGAAACAGCAGGTTCAATGAGTAATGATTCTTTACCTTCATCCCGAAGTGAAAGTGAATCAAATCATTTACCATCCAAGACAAGTATTGATATCAAACTCTTTCAGAAGTTAAAACAGGAGTTGCATTTAACTGAAGATGAAAAGACGCAAAAGGTATCATTATGGGACTTTGGCGGACAGTTCGTTTTCTATGCGACGCACCAACTATTCCACACAAGAGATGCAGTTTATTTACTGGTGTTTGATCTGCATAAAGGGCTTGATTCCCCAGTAATCGATGAGGACTACCCTGGCGGTACACATCCTTTAGTGAAATCTATGAAGGATTATATTGAGTTTTGGATTACTTCCGTTCATTCTTATGTCGGGAGCAGAGATGCTACACATCCACAGGTCATTTTGGTTGGAACACATAAAGATCAACTAAAAGATGAAAATGAGGCTGATGAATATTTCGAAAGTATCAGGGAAATGTTCGATGGTCGTAAATTAGGATATCATATCTGCCCCGAGTGTTTTGCAATTGCAGGAAAGGACCTGGCTGATGATCAAGTAGATCGTCTTAGGGAGACAATAATAAAGATAGGAAGACAAAATAAGCAAGTGATACCTGCTCGCTGGATACCTCTGGAACTTGaattgaaacaaagaaaaaacgaAAACATCATAACTTTTCAGGAGGTGATAGAAATAGACAAAAGAATGGATCAGCCGATAGGTTCAGCTCATCAGGTAAAATCTTTTCTGAAGTTCCACCATGCAAGAGGCACAATTATCTATTTTGATGAAGGCGAACTGTCGGAGTATGTCGTTGTAAATCCGATCTTTATCGTTGATGCTTTTAAATGCATCATTACATCTGGTAAATTTTGCAAAAGCGATAGAAGCCTGAGACCGTTGTGGCAAAAGCTTACTGTACATGCAATTCTGGAGCCAGACCTCCTGCAGGCTGTTTGGGGACACGATGCTGAAAATCGATTTGTCAAATGCAGAGATGTTCTTATTGccattttaaaaagacataagaTCATTGCCGAAGCACTGAAGTTAGATGAAAAATCTGAACATGTTTCAACTCTGGGTTACTTCATAGTACCGAGTTTCTTGAGAAAATCAAGGCACAACGAGATAGAAGCATTCTTGGAAGGGCGAAACTGTACTTCAGTTTCACTTGTTTTTGAATTTGACAATGAAGCAGTGGTACAAACAGTATTTCAAAGGATTACGGGTGCAGCGGTAGGGACTTGGTCTGTGGTTGACTTTCAAGAATGCAATTTGCTGTTTGAAAATGCAGGAGTGTACAGGCTAAATCTGAGCTATGCAGGGGcaattgtatttgtgaaaaatacAATAGAATTGCTCGTTGTTCACATGTGCCCAGGGGAAAAGATTTCTGTCGAAGTTCCAGACTTCTTTCGTCGATTTGTTGAAAACGTTATCAAGAATGAATTCAGAAAGCTTAACAGCGCTGACGTCACTGAGGTCCAGTCGTTCAAGATTGCTGTAAGATGCCAACACAGTCTTCACAAATGTAAAGGAAGTAAAGCAACTCATGACCTTGAAATGTTGAAAAGCCAGTCCTTGAAAAAGGTTTGCTGTCCAGACAATTTGGCACACGAAAGCCTTCATATTGACCGTATATTGCAAGAATGGTTTCTGTATAAGATTACTAACAAAGTAGTACCGCGACGTAGATTATCGCAGCAAGAATTCGCTTTGTTGTCTTCCGCCATAGGATCTGAATGGAAACTATTTGGACTGCTACTAGAAGTTGATGAAGTAGCTATACAACATATAGAGATGGACAATCAGAGAACGGCTATGAGAATTTATGAAATGCTTCGGACTTGGGACCAGGATAAAAAGGATGAAGCTACATTAGATGTTTTGGTGAACGCAATTGACAAACTACCACCGAACACAGTCAAGTTGGACGTGGTAAAAAATTTGATCGATAACATATGA